Proteins encoded in a region of the Longimicrobium sp. genome:
- a CDS encoding DUF1540 domain-containing protein, with translation MQNPQERPQAQASVVGACTVTDCRFNENHECHAGQIEVRVGPDGAHCATYTPEASSRPRP, from the coding sequence ATGCAGAACCCCCAGGAACGGCCCCAGGCGCAGGCTTCCGTCGTCGGCGCGTGCACCGTGACCGACTGCCGGTTCAACGAGAACCACGAGTGCCACGCCGGCCAGATCGAGGTGCGCGTCGGCCCCGACGGCGCCCACTGCGCCACCTACACGCCCGAGGCCTCGTCCCGCCCGCGCCCGTAG
- a CDS encoding ribbon-helix-helix domain-containing protein yields MRETITISLPEDIKAEVDAFTQEHGLSRSDLVRQALREYLLIRRFRELRARMVPHAQAQGIFTDEDVVERVS; encoded by the coding sequence ATGCGCGAGACGATCACGATCAGCCTTCCTGAAGACATCAAAGCCGAAGTCGACGCGTTCACGCAGGAGCACGGGTTGTCTCGGAGCGACCTCGTCCGGCAGGCTCTCCGTGAGTACCTGCTGATCCGGCGCTTCCGGGAGCTTCGCGCCCGCATGGTGCCGCACGCGCAAGCTCAGGGGATTTTCACGGACGAGGACGTGGTCGAGCGCGTCTCGTGA